A single Anopheles funestus chromosome 2RL, idAnoFuneDA-416_04, whole genome shotgun sequence DNA region contains:
- the LOC125761445 gene encoding transmembrane protein 68 — translation MSTVDDLIPLSNETVGNSTFFAYIGQYIDLDYSIWLYRLLTPVLVTFLLPCAFVLLIYCTISFLYIYKLHSRFILQVYNEGDFDFWDVARTLVAVVWDAHGWIFHGYEVCGLENLPETGPALIIYYHGAIPIDMYYFTARIYLKRQRLIYTVGDRFLNKVPGWKLLARVMKISPGTVQSCASVLRDGNMLSIAPGGVYEAQFGDSNYELLWRQRVGFAKVAIDSKAPIIPMFTENLREGFRSVGLAKRLFIKLYNAVRFPVRPIYGGFPVKFRTHLGAPIPYDPSLTPEDLQEKVAYAIEELINKHQRIPGSIFHALMDRFITRKAKAR, via the exons ATGAGCACGGTAGACGATTTGATACCACTGAGTAATGAGACTGTAGGCAATTCCACTTTTTTCGCATATATTG GACAATACATTGACTTGGACTATTCGATATGGTTGTACCGGTTGCTTACACCGGTGCTGGTTACATTCCTACTGCCTTGCGCATTTGTGCTGTTAATTTACTGTACCATATCATTTCTCTACATTTACAAGCTGCACAG CCGGTTTATATTGCAGGTTTATAATGAGGGAGATTTTGACTTCTGGGATGTTGCTCGAACCCTCGTCGCCGTTGTATGGGATGCCCACGGGTGGATATTTCATG GTTATGAAGTTTGTGGCTTAGAGAATTTACCGGAAACTGGCCCAGCGCTGATCATCTACTACCACGGTGCGATCCCGATCGATATGTATTACTTTACTGCACGCATCTACCTGAAGAGACAACGTCTGATTTATACCGTCGGTGATCGGTTCCTTAACAAAGTACCCGGGTGGAAGCTGCTTGCCCGCGTCATGAAGATCAGTCCCGGCACGGTACAATCGTGTGCGAGCGTATTGCGCGACGGAAACATGCTGTCGATTGCACCGGGAGGCGTGTACGAAGCACAGTTTGGTGACAGCAACTATGAACTTCTCTGGCGGCAACGGGTTGGCTTCGCTAAGGTGGCCATCGATTCGAAAGCG CCCATCATTCCGATGTTTACCGAAAATCTTCGCGAAGGCTTTCGTTCCGTCGGTCTAGCAAAACGCCTATTCATCAAACTGTACAACGCGGTCCGGTTCCCGGTACGACCAATCTACGGTGGGTTTCCGGTCAAGTTCCGTACACATTTGGGCGCACCGATACCGTACGATCCGTCCCTGACGCCCGAGGATCTGCAGGAGAAGGTCGCGTATGCGATCGAGGAGCTTATCAACAAGCACCAGCGTATCCCAGGCAGCATATTCCATGCACTGATGGATCGTTTCATCACCAGAAAGGCAAAAGCAAGATGA
- the LOC125761435 gene encoding 26S proteasome non-ATPase regulatory subunit 11, with product MAGAMLIDRAQSHSLNRQDMTNFARDLEVDENDEEQIRQKEQKILELGETYKKEGKAKELADLIKVTRPFLSFLSKAKAAKLVRSLVDLFLDLEAETGIEVQLCKECIEWAKQEKRTFLRQSLEARLIALYFDTGMYTEALNLGSQLLKELKKLDDKNLLVEVQLLESKTYHALSNLPKARAALTSARTTANAIYCAPKVQATLDLQSGILHAADERDFKTAFSYFYEAFEGFDSVQSSKALTALKYMLLCKIMLGQSDDVNQIVSGKLAITYSGRDIDAMKAVAEASHKRSLADFQDALKQYKKELEDDVIVKAHLGTLYDTMLEQNLCRIIEPYSQCEVSFIAEQIALPIAQVEKKLSQMILDKKFSGILDQGIGVLIVFEETPVDKTYETALETIQHMGKVVDTLYQKAKKLT from the exons ATGGCTGGTGCTATGCTGATCGACCGTGCCCAATCGCACTCGCTGAATCGGCAGGATATGACCAACTTTGCCCGTGATCTCGAGGTGGACGAAAACGATGAAGAACAGATCAGACAGAAGGAACAGAAAATTCTCGAACTGGGCGAAACGTACAAGAAGGAAGGCAAGGCCAAGGAGCTGGCTGATCTTATCAAAGTGACCCGTCCGTTCCTGAGCTTCCTGAGCAAGGCGAAAGCTGCCAAACTGGTACGTTCGCTAGTTGATCTGTTTCTTGATCTGGAAGCCGAAACAGGTATAGAAGTGCAGTTGTGTAAGGAGTGCATCGAATGGGCGAAGCAGGAAAAGCGCACCTTCCTCCGGCAGTCGCTTGAGGCTCGACTGATTGCGCTCTACTTCGACACGGGCATGTACACGGAAGCGCTTAATCTTGGCAGCCAGCTGTTAAAGGAACTGAAGAAGCTGGACGATAAAAATCTGCTCGTCGAGGTACAGCTGCTCGAGAGCAAAACGTATCACGCCTTGAGCAATTTACCGAAG GCCCGTGCCGCCCTCACGTCCGCACGTACTACAGCTAATGCAATCTACTGTGCACCGAAGGTGCAGGCTACGCTTGATCTGCAATCGGGAATTTTGCATGCGGCCGACGAGCGTGATTTCAAAACCGCCTTCTCGTATTTCTATGAAGCGTTCGAAGGATTCGATTCTGTGCAGAGCAGCAAGGCACTGACCGCACTGAAGTACATGCTGCTGTGCAAGATCATGCTCGGTCAGTCAGACGATGTGAATCAAATTGTCAGTGGCAAGCTG GCCATCACATACTCGGGCCGCGATATCGACGCCATGAAGGCGGTCGCGGAAGCATCGCACAAACGCTCGCTGGCCGACTTTCAGGACGCTCTGAAGCAGTACAAGAAGGAACTGGAGGACGATGTGATCGTGAAGGCACATCTGGGCACACTGTACGATACGATGCTCGAGCAGAACCTGTGTCGTATTATCGAGCCGTACTCACAGTGTGAGGTGAGCTTCATCGCAGAACAGATTGCCCTGCCCATCGCTCAGGTTGAAAAGAAGCTCTCACAGATGATTCTGGACAAGAAGTTTAGTGGCATTCTGGATCAAGGTATAGGCGTGTTGATCGTGTTCGAAGAAACGCCGGTCGACAAAACTTACGAGACTGCACTGGAAACGATACAGCACATGGGCAAGGTGGTCGATACGCTCTATCAGAAGGCGAAGAAGCTGACGTAA